From the genome of Nitrospiria bacterium:
TCTCTTCGTGTTCCCGGAGCGACAAAGCGGCCGTGAAAACCTTTCCGCACCCGCTGCATTCATATTCATAAATAGGCATCGGCTCTCTCCTCTTCTCCCTCTCGAGCGCATCACCGGTTATACCGCCCCTATCGTTTAAGGTTGCCGGTCCTGGAGCGGCTTCGCTTGAGGATTGTGATCACCTCTTCGTCGGAGACCTGGGGAAATTCAAGAAAAAATTGCCCGACCGCATAAAAAACTTCCGGAACTTCCAGACAAACGACCTCGTCCGCCAGCTCTTGAATCATTGGCAAGGCCTCACGGGATGCGACCGCCGTTGCGGCGATCAATTTAGACGGCTTTCGGGCCCGCACGGTTCGGAGCGAAGCCACCATGGTGGCGCCCGTGGCGATTCCGTCATCCACCACAATCACAACGCGACCCGAAGGATCAACGGCGGGATGTACGGGCGTATAGCGCGCGCGCCGGCTGCGCAAAACCGTCATCTGCGCTTTCTTTTCACGGACGATGTATTCGTCTCCGACTCCCAAGCGGCCGGCATACTCGCCCAAATAGACATGCCCTTTCTCGTCCACCGAACCGATCGCCAATTCGGGCTGACCAGGCGCCGCCAGCTTGTGCACCAGAACCACATCCAAATCGCCGTCCAGAGCCTCGGCGATCGCCTCGGCCATGGGAACGGCGCCCCGAGGAATGGCCAAGATCAACGGATTTCGCCCGCGGTACCCGCTCAACTTCTCCGCCAATAAGCCTGCGGCTTCCGCCCGGTCTTTAAAAAACATAGGATCCCTCGCTTTTAAAAACCCGACATCCTAAACACGTCTGTATGATTTTCCTTACTAAAATAGGATTGCAATGGTTATGCCACCTCCAGCGGATGGAACGGGAAACGATGGGGAAGAGCAAAACCTCTCGA
Proteins encoded in this window:
- a CDS encoding phosphoribosyltransferase family protein, with translation MFFKDRAEAAGLLAEKLSGYRGRNPLILAIPRGAVPMAEAIAEALDGDLDVVLVHKLAAPGQPELAIGSVDEKGHVYLGEYAGRLGVGDEYIVREKKAQMTVLRSRRARYTPVHPAVDPSGRVVIVVDDGIATGATMVASLRTVRARKPSKLIAATAVASREALPMIQELADEVVCLEVPEVFYAVGQFFLEFPQVSDEEVITILKRSRSRTGNLKR